gctgattctgatactggttgcagatttttttttttttttttttaagcaaatttatttgttgtgtatttgttcaaaaaatatgtatagctctttgatattagaggcaaaaactgtatttttatcataATCCCAACAAAGATTTCATGCGCATGAGCATGaacagttgtttttaatttaaattattgtataatttcaagattaacagcaaaaacagcatggtctgactttagctttgtgaaattatgctgcATAAGACActtgaacaaaacaaaatcagcagacgtactgaatgaaaatgcaaattcactctctgacagtaggtggcgcttatggaacagcagtgatatagtgtttccatggttacctCTATACACAAAGTAGCACAGGCTACTACTTTATAGTATTCAGTGTGTGCCTGTATTAACATCCTTTTTACAGACTTTCTGAATATTTGTAAACTAAAAAACTTTTGGGTTTATGACCagtggactagtgcatctctatttttttaattaattaatttattttttattatagttcaaatcatCCCCCGGGCTGGATTGGACACCTTTGTGGGCCGTGTTCGGCCCGCAGGCCGTATATTTGACACCCCTGCTCTAAAACCTtcatatacctttcagcattcatagtgccttccaaaacatgcaagctgcccataccgtttacacttatgcacccccataccatcagcgatgctggcttttgaactgaatcctctttagcccggaggacacggcatccgtgatttccaacaagaatgtcagaTTTGgacatagaacacttttccactttaaaacagtccattttaaatgagccttggcccacaggacacaacagcgcttctggaccatgttcacatatggcttcctttttgcatgatagaactttagttggcatctgcagatggcacggcggattgtgtttttGATATAGCCTTTACAATTTAATGTTGAGGaccattgtttttaaagtattccacaatctttttacgcactctttcacagctctgctcatctttacttctgagagacgctgcctctctaagacatcccttttatggctcatcatgttacagacctgatatcaattaacttaattagttgctagatgttctcccagctgaatcttttccaaatttcttgctttttcagccatttgttgcccccgtgccaacttttttgagacctgtaacaggcatcaaatttgaaatgagctcatttagtggataaaagtgtaaaatttctcagtttaaacatttgtaatgttatctACGTTctaatgtgaataaaatattggctcatgtgatttgaaagtctttagtttttattttattcaaatttaaaaaacgtcccatttctggaattcgggttgtatcaTTGTACTAATTCTTAATCTGTGTATGCCTGCATATTATTACATACAGTAAATCATTTCCTTTATTTGTTCCTCAGATTCACAAATATGAAATTCAAGTCTGTCACTTTCATCAATTCCACCTTTCAAAACTGCTTTTTTGAGGATGTAACATCAGTGGGTTCTTTCTTTCGAAACTGCACATTCATCGAGGTTGTCTTCTACAATACTGGTAATGTCTTTTTGAAGACAAAACAGACCACTTTTCTGCATTTTACAACTTTGCTACATGTCTGTGCATGCTTAACCATCACTTTCTACTGTGGTTTAAATCTCATGAATTTAATTTGTTCATTTGACAGACATTGACGATTCCAAACTGATAAATACAGACGTCATAAACGGTACATTTTACCACAACAAAACAGGCTGTCAAATGACATTTGAGGATGATTATAGTGCATACTGGGTGTACTTTGTCAATTTCTTGGGAACATTGGCTGTTCTGCCTGGCAACATTGTATCTGCACTTCTCATGGACAAAATTGGCCGCTTGTCTATGTTAGGTGAGACAGAAATGtatactaaatattaaatgtgtgtgtgtgtgtgtgtgtatatatataatatacatacacacatatatatatatatatatatataatatatatatatatatatatatatatatgtgtgtgtgtgtatgagattTATACGTTTTGTATGAAAAAAATAGACTTTCTGTaagtattttgtttgttttgtcagGGTTTTCCATGATCCTGTCTGGTATTAGCTGCTTCTTCCTGTGGTTTGGCACCAGTGAGTCGATGATGATTGGGATGCTGTGCTTGTACAATGGGCTGAGTATCTCTGCCTGGAACTCCCTGGACGTTGTGACAGTAGAGCTGTTCCCTACGGATAGAAGGTGGGCTGGCTTGTTCTCATACATAATAAAATATGCTAACAGTCACACAACAAAGCTGTTTAATGATCCCAAATCTCAAAGCTTATTAAATATCAATGTGACAccaactttttttctcttccACCCTCCCTCCACCTCTCTACAGAGGAACAGGATTTGGCTTCTGTAATGCCTTGTGCAAGCTAGCCGCGGTGATGGGAAATCTGATTTTTGGATCTTTAGTAGGCATCACCAAAGCTATCCCTATTCTCCTGGCCTCCTCTGTGCTCGTTGGCGGAGGTCTGGTGGGATTGCGACTACCTGACACCAGGTCTAATGTCCTCATGTAACCCTTGTGTCAGAGGTCTGGAGAAACTCAAAAGGCTTGACTTAATCTTCATTCATCATTATGGTACATTGTGTACTTACTTCcttacataaatgcatttactgtTTCAGTGGTGTTTCTATATAGCCAGGTGAAGGTTGGTGGTTCAAAACTTAATCATCAAACAGTGGGTAAATATTTTGACAATCTTTAGACTTTCCTTTGCAATAATAACACTTGCACCTTCATACTGTATGGTTGATTCGACCAAAACCCTTGTGTTTCCTTGTGGCTTTTCAAGGGTTTGTAACAGCCTTGCAATGGACGTGAGTGTAAATATTAATGTCCCCTTATTAAGACTTGAGCAAAACAAGCTATTAATGAGCTGTCCAAACCTGCTGCAAATATGCGGAGAGGATGATCAGATACGCAGAGAGCTTGGCACAGCTGCATCACAGCTGGTCGACTGAACCCAGagagttaatgaagagatgagaGACTGAGACTGGTCTACTGGtaaacaactctttattcaGTGCCTAGTTTCAAATTTTGACTATATACTGAAAATATAATTGGAGTAGGGTTTGTTATCAAATCAGTTTCATTGAGTATTATGTTTTGGGAGGTTGAAACCcatcttttttttaacagtattatcactgtatttttataatcaAGCCTTTTGCATATGTACTCCAACCTCTGATGAAAAGGCCACAAATGTGCACTGTACTCTTGCTTTAAGTACAAGTATAATGTTCCTGCAGCCAGATTTATGAAAATCAAAAATCTATTTTGTGCTCTACAGATGTTTTGTTCATATGAAGTGGAGTATATTTTGCTCATAAGCTTGATATTGTAAGTCGATTTGATTTCATATACAACAAACGTGTTATCTGACTTGTTCTGCCACTTTGTGATTTGTCTAAAAGCGAATGGCCTTTTGAAATTGTGCCTCTCCTACATAAGATCATTATCATGTATGAACTTGAGGTAGCTGCTGTAATTCCATGGTCATTCATGCAAACCATATTACAATCTGACAGAAAGGACTGATGAGAATCAGGCTGGTAATAAGCCTCTTTTATGTACAATGTCAAAGACACATCTTGTTGACACGACAGGTTTACAGGTGCAGAGGGAGTTTAGAGGTTCCGCCTCAACATATGGGGTCTACAATCTGTAGAGAGGGGAA
This DNA window, taken from Megalobrama amblycephala isolate DHTTF-2021 linkage group LG4, ASM1881202v1, whole genome shotgun sequence, encodes the following:
- the sv2ca gene encoding synaptic vesicle glycoprotein 2Ca isoform X2, yielding MTRACRDSLRPLSRPAVAIEVGKHDEAWMILKQIHDTNMRARGQPEKVFTVNRIKIPKQIDEFVEMQNESGNVLSKAIFRIKTELHGIWLNFLKCFNYPLKDITVKLAIVWLSLSFGYYGLSVWFPDVIKHLQADDYASKVQRHNSERIEDFTFNFTLENQIHTNSIFINDRFTNMKFKSVTFINSTFQNCFFEDVTSVGSFFRNCTFIEVVFYNTDIDDSKLINTDVINGTFYHNKTGCQMTFEDDYSAYWVYFVNFLGTLAVLPGNIVSALLMDKIGRLSMLGFSMILSGISCFFLWFGTSESMMIGMLCLYNGLSISAWNSLDVVTVELFPTDRRGTGFGFCNALCKLAAVMGNLIFGSLVGITKAIPILLASSVLVGGGLVGLRLPDTRSNVLM